Sequence from the Kineosporia succinea genome:
GCGGGCACCTATCAGCGAGAGCTGCTCACGGCACCGGTCTGAATACTGACCGCCCGTGAAAGGTGTGGCCTGTGCGGGTGATGGGTCGGTGAACCGGCGAGATCCGGCGCTGATGGCCGGTGTTGCCCCTAGACTGCGGGCATCGTGACCGAGCTGAGCAGCGACCTGGCGGAGGAACCCGCGCCGGAGGAGATCTCCGAGGAGCCGGAAACCGGTCTGCTGTCGCGCTGGTCGTTGCAGACCCCGGGTATCGACATCTTCTGGCCGATCCTCGCGGTCGTGCTCACGACGGTCGTGATCGTGGTGGCCTCGGTCGCCCACTCGTCGATGGCCGCGGTGGGGGTGGGTGACCCGCGCACCGACTGGGCCGCCTCGCCCAGCCCGGCGATGGACGCGCCGTTCGTGGTGGTGCAGGTGTCCAGCCGCCCGACCCAGGCGCAGGCCCAGGCCGAGGCACAGAAACTGATCATGGCGAAGTTCAACGCCGGGGTGCTGCGGTCGGACTTCTACGAGCCGATGAACAAGGGCTGGTACGTGGTGTTCGTCGGCCCGTTCGAGAACAGCACCGCCGGCAAGGCCCAGGCCGAGGCCGTCACCCGGCAGATCGAGGGCTCACTCGTGCGCACCCTGCGGCGGCGCTGAGAGCCCCACGGCGGGCAGGATCACCGTGTCGATGAGGTTGATGATCGACTCGCGTGAGGGGGCCTGGCGCTCGTAGAGCGAGCGGTACATCGCCATCGCCGGGCCGAGGGACGACAGCAGCTCGATGTCGATGTCGGGGCGCACCTCGCAGCGGTCGATCGCCCGCTGCATGACTACGCGGTACGACTCGATGCGCGGCTTGATCATGATCTCGGTGAGCGTCTCGAGCAGCTGCGGCTCGCTGGACAGCATCGACGTGACGCCGAGCATGATCTTCAGGTGGCGGTTGCTGTCGCTGACCACCTTGGGCTTGACCATGGCCACCAGGTCGCCGCGCAGCGTGCCGGTGTCGGGCGGCACGTAGGGGCCGCCGTCGGGCGTGACCGGGCGTTTCAGGCAGGCGATCGCGTCGACCACCAGGTCGGCCTTGGACGACCAGCGGCGGTAGAGCGTGGCCTTGCCGGCCTTGGCCCGGGTGGCGACCATGTCGACGGTCATCGACTCGTAACCCACCTCGGCCAGCACGTCGAGTGCGGCGTCGAGAATCTCCGGGTCGCGGGAGTGGTCTCGCTTGCGCCCGAGCCGCGCCGGTTCGGCTGTCTTCGCGGTCTCGGTGGTCATGGCTGTGGCACCTCTGTCTCGTCGTCGGTCGGGCGGTCGCCGCCCCGCTCAGGACAACGACGCCCGGTTCCAAATCGTACCCGCGGTGTTCCGGAACGCCCAGGTTGCGGAACTCACACGTACCGGAACGGCGGATTCCCGGAACTCGATGGTTTCGGAACTGCTGAGTCTCGTATATGGTTCCGGCTATGTCCCAGTCCACTTCGGCCGCCTCGACGACGGCATCCTCAGCCCGCTGGCTGACGCTGACGACAGTCGCGCTGGCCCAGCTGATGGTCGTGCTGGACACGACCGTCGTGAACATCGCGCTGCCCTCCGCGCAGGCCGACCTCGGGTTCTCCGACGGCGACCGTCAGTGGATCGTCACCGCCTACTCCCTCGCCTTCGGCAGCCTGCTGCTGCTCGGCGGCCGGCTGTCCGACCTGATCGGGCGCCGCCGCACCTTCATCACCGCGCTGATCGGCTTCGCCGTGGCCTCGGCCCTGGGGGGTGCCGCGCCGTCGTTCGGTCTTCTGGTCGCTGCGCGGGCGCTGCAGGGTGTCTTCGGGGCGCTGCTCGCGCCCACCGCCCTGGCCGTGCTGGCCACCACCTTCGTCGACCCGGTCGAGCGGCGCCGGGCCTTCGGCATCTTCGGTGCCATCGCCGGTATGGGCGGCGCCATCGGCCTGCTCCTCGGCGGCGTGCTCACCGAGAACCTCGACTGGCGCTGGAATCTGTACGTCAACTGCTTCATCGCCGTCATCGCGGTGGTCGGCGCGCTCTTCTTCCTGCCCCACGTGCAGCGCTCTGGCCCACGCCCGAAGCTCGATGTACCCGGCACCGTGCTGGTCTCCGCCGCGCTCTTCGGCCTGGTCTACGGCTTCTCGCACGCCGAGACCGACGGCTGGGGCAACGGCCTGACCATCGGGATGCTGATCGGCTCGGTCGTGCTGGGCACCGCGTTCGTGTGGTGGCAGACCCGCGCCGAGCACCCGCTGATGCCGCTGTCGATCGTGCTCGACCGCAACCGCTCCGCCTCCTACCTCTCGGTGCTGCTGGCCGGCATCGGCATGTTCGGCATCTTCCTGTTCCTCACCTACTACCTGCAGATCACGCTGGGGTACTCGCCGATCAAGACGGGCCTGTCGTTCCTGCCGATGATCGTGGCGCTGGTGTTCACGGCGCAGATCTCGAGCAACTTCCTGCTGCCGCGGTTCGGCCCGCGCGTCATGGTGCCGTCGGGCATGGTCTTCGCCGCCGTCGGTGCGTTCTGGCTCACCGCGCTCGACCTGAACAGTGCCTACTTCCCGGGCATCCTGTTCCCACTGGTGCTGATGGGCATGGGCTTCGGCCAGATGATGCCCGCGGCCATCCAGACCGCCACGCTCAACGTCGACCCGCGCTTCGCCGGTGTGGCCTCGGCGCTGGTGAACACCGGCCAGCAGGTGGGCGGTTCGCTGGGCACGGCGTTGATCAACACGCTGGCCGCGTCGGCCGCCACCTCCTACCTGGCGTCGCACCAGCCGGCCACCCAGGAGGTGCTGGCCCAGGCCCAGATCCAGAGCTACAGCACGGCGTACGCCTGGGTCGGCGGGTTCTTCGTGGCCGGTGCGGTGCTCGCGGCGCTGCTCTACCGCTCGCGCACCGAGACCGTGCAGGTGACGGCGACGACCGGGCCCGGCGCCGGGGCGTCAGACGCGGAGCCGGTGATCATGCACTGAGGTAAGCGCTCCGGCGACACGCTTGCCTGGTCGCGACACCGTGGCCGGCCCGCGGCCCCGTTGCTCTCGGCTACGACACCGTGGCCCGGCGGGGACACCTGAGGCCCTGAGCGCCTGAGCGCCTGAGCGCCTGAGGGCCTGAGGGCCTGAGGGCAGAGGGCCTGAGGGCCTGAGGGCAGAGGGCCTGAGGGCCGGAGGGCCTGAGGGCCGGAGGGCCTGAGGGCCTGAGGGCCGGAGAGCCGGAGAGCCAGAGAGCCAGAGGGCCGGAGAGCCAGAGGGCCGGAGAGCCAGAGAGCGCAGAACGGTACGGACCTGGTCGCCTCAGGCGTGGTGGTCCGGGCGGACGTCCCTGGTCGCGTATCGCGGCCAGGGACGTCCTGGGTTTGGGGGTCGTCGGCCAGCTGCATGGGGCGCGTACGGCCGTGTGGGGCTGACGGCGGACGAAGGCGGCCCGGCGTGGCGGGGTGCAGCCGTGTGGGGCTGACGGCGGATGAGGGCGGCCCGGCGTGGCGGGGTGCGGCCGTGTGGGGCTGACGGCGGACGGGCGGCCTGGCGTGGCGGGCTGCGGCCGTGGCGATGTGGCGGCGAATGCTGCGGCAACCACGTCGTTGATGCATTCTCGCTCCGGCTGGCCGCTGCCGCTGCCGCTCACATGGGGTGGGGAATACGGTCGCCAAAACTTCCGGACGATCGACAAGGTTCAGGTCCACTTTCCTTATGTGACGACCGGGCAAATCAGAAACAAAACCCCCTGCCCTCCCGGCCCGGTCGGTGAACAGGCGTGCCCCGTACCGGGCTTCGACTCAGCGGCGGGCGTTGAGCCAGCGGTGATTCGGGCCCCGGGTCGCGGAAGAGACGCGCGCCGGGGACCGGCCTCCCATCAGGCCCGGAACGTAACGGCCGGTTGAGGCGTCTGGAACGTGTGCGCCCGTCAAAAGGCGGCAAGCGGCACGGGTGGGAGGATCACGGCATGGCACCCGCACCCCGGGACTGGTTCAGCAAACAGTTCGGCGAGACCTTCGACGACAAGGCCCGCGAGATCGGCCGGTTCAACCTGGCCATCTTCGGCAAGACCGGCGTGGGCAAGAGCACGCTGGTCAACGCCATCTTCGGCGAGGACGTGGCGGAGACGGGCATCGGTCAGCCGGTGACCCAGGGCAGTCATCTCTACCTGCATGCCGACGGGCACTTCGGCGTGCTCGACACCCGCGGCCTGGAGATCGGCACCGACGACGCCACGATCCTCGACGAGCTCGAGACCTACATCAAGGACATGCGTCGTCAGCCGCAGGCCGACCAGGTGCACGTGGCCTGGTACTGCGTGCGGGCCGGCGACCGGCGCTTCGAGGACACCGAGGAGGCCTTCATCCGCGGCCTCGACCGGCTCGGGCTTCCGGTGCTCATCGTGCTCACCCAGGTGCCGATGCGCGACGGGGAGTACCACCCCGACGCGATCGCCCTGCGTGACGCCATCGCCGAGCGCGACCTGCCGGTGAACGGGCAGATCTTCCTCACCAACGCCAAGGCCGACGACTTCGCCGGGCTCGAGGCGCACGGCCTTCAGGAGCTTCTGGATGCCACGTTTCTCGTCGCCCCGGCGGGAGTACAGGAAGCGCTCGTGGCTGCGCAGAAGATCGACCTGAGCCGCAAGCGCGCCTCGGCCGAGAAGGCCATCCGGGCCGCGGTCGGTGCGGCCGCGGCGGCCGGGGCCACGCCAATCCCGTTCTCCGACGCGGCGGTGCTCGTGCCGATCCAGCTGACGATGATGGCGACGATCTCGCACATCTACGACGTCGGCGTCGACCGTTCCACCGCGGGGGCCCTGGCCGCCACGGCGGCGGCCACCGCAGGCGGGCGCTCGCTGGTGACGGGCCTGATCAAGACCGTTCCGGGAGCGGGCACGCTGATCGGCGGCGGCATCGCGGCGGCCGTGGCCTCGGCCGTCACCTGGGCCGTCGGCCAGGCCTGGACCACCGTCTGCTCGCGCCTGTCGCAGGGCAAGCTGCAGGGAGTCTCGGGCGCGCTCGACAGCGACGCGATCCGCGAGCTCTTCCTCGACGAGTTCCGCGGCAACATGCGCAAGAAGCTGCCGGGCGGCTTCAAGTCCGTCGACCGCAAGTAGAGCCCTCACGTGAGGACGCCCACCAGCGTCCTCACGTGAGAAAGCCACGTCAGAAAAGCCAGGCGAGAAAGCCAGGCGAGAGAGCTCAGGCCTTACGCCGCCACCAGGCCTGCTCGGGCTCGGTGATCGGCACCCGTGACCCGGGCGCGGTGGCCTTCGTGGTCACCTTGCGCTCCGACGGCGCGAAGATGATCTGCGAGATCTGCTGGTAGTGCAGATCGGAGTCGGGAATGTAGTTGATGGTGCTGAGCGCCTGGTCCTGACCGGCGGACTCCATCACGAACTTGCCGTAACCGAGGATCTGGCCGGTGACGGTGCGGTCGTACCGCATGTCGGTGACCTTGGACATCGGCATGATGTCGACCTGCCGGGTGATGATGCCGTGCACCAGCATGAGCCGGCGGTCGGTGGCCAGGAACAGCTCCTCGTACCACTCCCAGGCCTTGAGGATCAGCCGGCTGAGCAGCAGCAGCCACACCACGGTCAGGATCTGGACGAACAGCCCGCTGGCCGCGTTGCTCACCCAGGCCAGGATCAGAAGGCCGAACACGGCCGTGGCCGTCGGCTCGGCGAGCACCACCCAGTGCCGGCGCAGCATGAAGACGATCTGCTCGCTCGGGATGAGGTAGCGGTCCAGTTCCTTCGGAACTCCTGGGCCGAATCGTTCTGAATGCCCCACCATGCGGACCACTCTAGGCGAGCAGCGATGAATTGGCTGTCATCGACCCGGGAAAAGCAAGGCACTTTATTCCCACTGAATTACTCCTAGCACTGCCGTGACAGCGCACCGCGACCATCACGTCCGCCATCACCCACCCGATGTGGTTGAGAGCGCGACCTATGCTGGCGCCCGAACCAGGAACCACAGGAGGCAGCCATCAGCATCGACCAGCTCACCGCACTCCAGAGGGCGCTCCCCGGCGCGAAACTCGTGGTGGACCCCGACGTGCTGGCGAGCATCAGTCACGACGACGCGGAATGGGCGCCGGTGGGCAAGGCCCTGGCCGCCCTGCGCGCCACCTCCACCCAGGAGGTCAGCGCCGCGGTGCGGGTTGCGGCCGAGCTCGGCATCCCCGTCGTCGCCCGCGGGGCCGGCACCGGATTGTCCGGCGGGGCCAACGCGGTCGACGGCTGCCTGGTGATCGACCTGTCGCCGATGAACCAGATCCTCGAGATCGACGTCGAGAACATGATCTGCGTGGTCCAGCCCGGGGTGGTGAACGACGACCTCAAGGCCGCCGTCGCCCGGCACGGCCTCTGGTACCCGCCCGACCCGGCCAGCGCGCCCTGGTCGACCATCGGCGGCAACGTCAGCACCAACGCGGGCGGCCTGTGCTGCCTCAAGTACGGCGTCACCCGCGACTACGTGCTCGGCCTCGAGGTCGTCGTCGGCGGTCCGGCGGGGGAGTACGGCACCGTCACCCACATCGGCCACCGCACCACCAAGGGCGTGGCCGGCTACGACCTGACCGGGCTCTTCGTCGGTTCGGAAGGCACCCTCGGCATCGTCACCGAGATCACCCTGCGCCTGCGCCCCGCCCGTCGTGAGGCCCCACGCACCGTCGTCGGCGCCTTTCCGAGCCTGGTCAAGGCCGGTGACGCGGTCGCGGCCGTCACGAGAGATGGCCTCCTGCCCACCGCCCTCGAGCTTCTCGACCGCGCCTGCCTCCAGGCCG
This genomic interval carries:
- a CDS encoding SPOR domain-containing protein, producing MTELSSDLAEEPAPEEISEEPETGLLSRWSLQTPGIDIFWPILAVVLTTVVIVVASVAHSSMAAVGVGDPRTDWAASPSPAMDAPFVVVQVSSRPTQAQAQAEAQKLIMAKFNAGVLRSDFYEPMNKGWYVVFVGPFENSTAGKAQAEAVTRQIEGSLVRTLRRR
- a CDS encoding TetR/AcrR family transcriptional regulator, which codes for MTTETAKTAEPARLGRKRDHSRDPEILDAALDVLAEVGYESMTVDMVATRAKAGKATLYRRWSSKADLVVDAIACLKRPVTPDGGPYVPPDTGTLRGDLVAMVKPKVVSDSNRHLKIMLGVTSMLSSEPQLLETLTEIMIKPRIESYRVVMQRAIDRCEVRPDIDIELLSSLGPAMAMYRSLYERQAPSRESIINLIDTVILPAVGLSAPPQGAHE
- a CDS encoding MFS transporter — its product is MSQSTSAASTTASSARWLTLTTVALAQLMVVLDTTVVNIALPSAQADLGFSDGDRQWIVTAYSLAFGSLLLLGGRLSDLIGRRRTFITALIGFAVASALGGAAPSFGLLVAARALQGVFGALLAPTALAVLATTFVDPVERRRAFGIFGAIAGMGGAIGLLLGGVLTENLDWRWNLYVNCFIAVIAVVGALFFLPHVQRSGPRPKLDVPGTVLVSAALFGLVYGFSHAETDGWGNGLTIGMLIGSVVLGTAFVWWQTRAEHPLMPLSIVLDRNRSASYLSVLLAGIGMFGIFLFLTYYLQITLGYSPIKTGLSFLPMIVALVFTAQISSNFLLPRFGPRVMVPSGMVFAAVGAFWLTALDLNSAYFPGILFPLVLMGMGFGQMMPAAIQTATLNVDPRFAGVASALVNTGQQVGGSLGTALINTLAASAATSYLASHQPATQEVLAQAQIQSYSTAYAWVGGFFVAGAVLAALLYRSRTETVQVTATTGPGAGASDAEPVIMH
- a CDS encoding GTPase family protein — protein: MAPAPRDWFSKQFGETFDDKAREIGRFNLAIFGKTGVGKSTLVNAIFGEDVAETGIGQPVTQGSHLYLHADGHFGVLDTRGLEIGTDDATILDELETYIKDMRRQPQADQVHVAWYCVRAGDRRFEDTEEAFIRGLDRLGLPVLIVLTQVPMRDGEYHPDAIALRDAIAERDLPVNGQIFLTNAKADDFAGLEAHGLQELLDATFLVAPAGVQEALVAAQKIDLSRKRASAEKAIRAAVGAAAAAGATPIPFSDAAVLVPIQLTMMATISHIYDVGVDRSTAGALAATAAATAGGRSLVTGLIKTVPGAGTLIGGGIAAAVASAVTWAVGQAWTTVCSRLSQGKLQGVSGALDSDAIRELFLDEFRGNMRKKLPGGFKSVDRK
- a CDS encoding PH domain-containing protein, coding for MVGHSERFGPGVPKELDRYLIPSEQIVFMLRRHWVVLAEPTATAVFGLLILAWVSNAASGLFVQILTVVWLLLLSRLILKAWEWYEELFLATDRRLMLVHGIITRQVDIMPMSKVTDMRYDRTVTGQILGYGKFVMESAGQDQALSTINYIPDSDLHYQQISQIIFAPSERKVTTKATAPGSRVPITEPEQAWWRRKA
- a CDS encoding FAD-binding oxidoreductase, coding for MVDPDVLASISHDDAEWAPVGKALAALRATSTQEVSAAVRVAAELGIPVVARGAGTGLSGGANAVDGCLVIDLSPMNQILEIDVENMICVVQPGVVNDDLKAAVARHGLWYPPDPASAPWSTIGGNVSTNAGGLCCLKYGVTRDYVLGLEVVVGGPAGEYGTVTHIGHRTTKGVAGYDLTGLFVGSEGTLGIVTEITLRLRPARREAPRTVVGAFPSLVKAGDAVAAVTRDGLLPTALELLDRACLQAVEDWKHLGLEADAEALLLAQIDTPGESGQAEATATAEAFEGAGALWAAVSTDEQEAEALFAARRLAYPALERLSPVLTEDVCVPRSQVPAMLAAVVEIAERHGVSIATIAHAGDGNLHPLILTPPNDDAARVAAQAAFEEILARAIAVGGTVSGEHGIGLLKREGLHRELPPPVLAMQVALKQTLDPLGLFNPGKAI